The following are encoded in a window of Callithrix jacchus isolate 240 chromosome 9, calJac240_pri, whole genome shotgun sequence genomic DNA:
- the LOC100402498 gene encoding LOW QUALITY PROTEIN: myosin regulatory light chain 2, smooth muscle major isoform (The sequence of the model RefSeq protein was modified relative to this genomic sequence to represent the inferred CDS: substituted 3 bases at 3 genomic stop codons) has protein sequence MTSELQAPSEAPHPPEAKMSSKWAKAKTTTKRAEQATSNVFAMFDQFHIQEFKEAFNMIDQNCEGFVHKGDLKDKLAXPGKNPKNEYLESIISKAPRPINFTTFLTMFGKKLNGRDPKDVIQNAFACFNXEASGFFHEDHLWELLTTMGDSFTDEEVDEMYREAPNDKKGKFNXVAFTHILKHGSKDKDD, from the coding sequence ATGACCAGTGAGCTCCAAGCACCCAGTGAAGCCCCCCACCCACCTGAAGCCAAAATGTCCAGCAAGTGGGCCAAAGCCAAGACCACCACGAAGCGGGCAGAGCAGGCCACATCCAATGTCTTCGCGATGTTTGACCAGTTCCacatccaggagttcaaggaggCTTTCAACATGATTGACCAGAACTGTGAAGGCTTCGTTCACAAGGGGGACCTGAAGGACAAGCTGGCCTGACCGGGGAAGAACCCCAAGAATGAATACCTGGAGAGTATAATAAGCAAGGCCCCAAGGCCCATCAACTTCACCACTTTCCTCACCATGTTTGGGAAGAAGCTGAACGGCAGGGACCCCAAGGATGTGATCCAAAACGCCTTTGCCTGCTTCAATTAGGAAGCCTCAGGTTTCTTCCATGAGGACCACCTCTGGGAGCTGCTCACCACCATGGGTGACAGCTTCACAGACGAGGAAGTGGATGAGATGTACCGGGAGGCACCCAATGATAAGAAGGGCAAGTTCAACTAGGTGGCGTTCACCCACATCCTCAAACATGGCTCCAAGGACAAAGATGACTAG